In the genome of Saccharomonospora viridis DSM 43017, one region contains:
- a CDS encoding superoxide dismutase family protein, giving the protein MRTRKTATVLAALVTAATVSTISAPAVTAAQGQLRASVTMDVFKTDHRSGAVTYDTELVPAGSLALVTSVSSDSIGTTTELQVMGLVPDREYGAHVHVNPCGRSGDDAGPHYQHKLDPNQPSTDPAYANPENEIWLDFTTDGKGAASVRSKVDWTFHDDRKPASVVIHERHTSTGEGEAGTAGARLACITVSF; this is encoded by the coding sequence ATGCGTACCCGGAAAACTGCCACAGTCCTCGCCGCTCTCGTCACGGCCGCCACCGTCTCGACGATCTCGGCGCCCGCCGTGACCGCCGCGCAGGGCCAGCTCAGGGCCTCCGTGACGATGGACGTCTTCAAGACCGACCACCGCAGCGGTGCCGTCACCTACGACACGGAGCTCGTGCCGGCCGGTTCACTGGCCCTGGTGACGTCGGTGTCCTCCGACTCGATCGGCACGACCACCGAACTCCAGGTCATGGGCCTGGTGCCCGACCGGGAGTACGGCGCGCACGTGCACGTCAACCCCTGTGGTCGAAGCGGTGACGACGCCGGACCGCACTACCAGCACAAGCTGGACCCCAACCAACCGTCCACCGACCCCGCCTACGCCAACCCCGAAAACGAGATCTGGCTCGACTTCACCACCGACGGCAAGGGGGCGGCGTCCGTACGGTCGAAGGTCGACTGGACTTTCCACGACGACCGCAAACCGGCCTCCGTGGTGATCCACGAGCGCCACACCTCGACCGGCGAGGGCGAAGCGGGCACGGCGGGCGCTCGCCTCGCGTGCATCACCGTGTCCTTCTGA
- the dusB gene encoding tRNA dihydrouridine synthase DusB, whose product MTATLSKPALRIGPYQVDPPVVLAPMAGITNVAFRRLCREYGAGLYVCEMITARAVVERHPGTMHMMTFDASEYPRSMQLYGVDPATMKEAVKIIVGEGLADHIDANFGCPVAKVTRKGGGAALPFKRKLFGNIVRASVEAAEPAGVPFTVKFRVGIDDDHHTYLDAGRIAEAEGAAAVALHARTAAQRYSGKADWSHIARLKEAVTSIPVLGNGDIFTAHDALRMVAETGCDGVVIGRGCLGRPWLFGELEAAFAGKPIPAGPNLGEVARVLRRHAELLVEHDGPDKAMRDLRKHMAWYFMGFPVGSQLRRRFAMVSSLDELDELIAQLDHDAPFPADALGPRGRQGSPGKVTLPHGWLDDPDDPCVPEGADIMHSGG is encoded by the coding sequence GTGACCGCGACCCTGTCCAAGCCCGCCCTGCGGATCGGCCCCTACCAGGTCGATCCGCCCGTGGTGCTCGCGCCGATGGCCGGCATCACCAATGTCGCGTTCCGTCGGTTGTGCCGCGAGTACGGCGCCGGCCTCTACGTCTGCGAAATGATCACCGCGCGTGCCGTGGTGGAGCGCCACCCCGGCACGATGCACATGATGACGTTCGACGCGAGCGAGTATCCGCGTTCGATGCAGCTCTACGGCGTCGATCCGGCCACGATGAAAGAGGCCGTCAAGATCATCGTCGGGGAGGGTCTGGCCGATCACATCGACGCGAACTTCGGCTGTCCCGTCGCCAAGGTGACCCGCAAGGGCGGCGGTGCCGCGTTGCCGTTCAAGCGGAAGCTGTTCGGCAACATCGTGAGGGCGTCGGTGGAGGCGGCCGAGCCCGCGGGTGTCCCGTTCACCGTGAAGTTCCGCGTCGGCATCGACGACGACCACCACACGTACCTCGACGCGGGCCGCATCGCCGAGGCCGAGGGCGCCGCCGCCGTCGCACTGCATGCCCGTACCGCCGCTCAGCGGTATTCGGGTAAGGCCGACTGGTCGCACATCGCCCGACTCAAGGAAGCGGTCACCAGCATCCCGGTGCTCGGCAACGGCGACATCTTCACCGCGCACGATGCGTTGCGCATGGTGGCCGAAACCGGCTGCGACGGCGTGGTGATCGGACGCGGCTGCCTCGGTAGGCCCTGGCTGTTCGGGGAACTGGAGGCCGCCTTCGCGGGCAAGCCGATCCCGGCAGGGCCGAACCTGGGCGAGGTCGCACGCGTGTTGCGCCGCCACGCCGAACTGCTCGTGGAACACGACGGGCCGGACAAGGCCATGCGTGACCTGCGCAAGCACATGGCCTGGTACTTCATGGGGTTCCCCGTCGGTTCCCAGCTGCGTCGTAGGTTCGCGATGGTGTCGTCGCTGGACGAGTTGGACGAACTGATCGCGCAGCTCGACCACGACGCGCCGTTCCCGGCCGATGCCCTCGGTCCCCGGGGCCGTCAGGGGTCGCCGGGCAAGGTCACGCTGCCGCACGGCTGGCTGGACGACCCGGACGACCCGTGCGTCCCCGAAGGCGCCGACATCATGCACTCCGGCGGCTGA